The following proteins come from a genomic window of Oncorhynchus tshawytscha isolate Ot180627B unplaced genomic scaffold, Otsh_v2.0 Un_contig_1709_pilon_pilon, whole genome shotgun sequence:
- the LOC121844989 gene encoding guanine nucleotide-binding protein G(I)/G(S)/G(O) subunit gamma-13-like gives MDEMDLPQMKKEVESLKYQLAFKREKSSKTVTDMVKWIEDGVPEDPFLNPELMKNNPWVEKGKCVLL, from the exons ATGGATGAGATGGATCTGCCCCAGATGAAGAAGGAAGTGGAGAGTCTGAAATACCAACTGGCTTTCAAGAGAGAGAAGTCCTCCAAGACAGTCACTGA caTGGTGAAGTGGATCGAGGACGGGGTACCTGAGGACCCCTTCCTGAACCCTGAGCTCATGAAGAACAACCCCTGGGTGGAAAAGGGAAAGTGTGTCCTGTTGTAG